One Struthio camelus isolate bStrCam1 chromosome 28, bStrCam1.hap1, whole genome shotgun sequence genomic region harbors:
- the LOC138062632 gene encoding transmembrane protein 198-like, whose protein sequence is MEPARCGLQPRPPCEPGPAALGALCCLFGVVYGCFGYRCFKAIMFLSGLLFGSTVIFLLCYKERILETQLSLEVSAGIALGIGVLCGLVTMLVRSVGLFTTGLLLGLLLATAALVAAEPLLRPQSLWVPAGSLLGLALLCAVLALQWQKPLTVLSTAVFGAAVIVVCVDYFVEALALVLYVYDRLRLAPPGPLCWYSWAVLGAWPALSLLGVLLQWKLTADGFSHTDVIISRRQKRLQLLRIRQKEAKQRQSLSPPEGTYRRKPAPVKRYAGDVLAPSYIRSLRDRQLERGTSLSSLGAAAAAAGPPDDDCGSTAPLTAPAPRARP, encoded by the exons atGGAGCCGGCCCGCTGCGGCCTGCAGCCGCGGCCCCCCTgcgagcccggccccgccgccctgggCGCCCTGTGCTGCCTCTTCGGCGTCGTCTACGGCTGCttcg GGTACCGCTGCTTCAAGGCCATCATGTTCCTCTCGGGGCTGCTCTTCGGCTCCACCGTCATCTTCCTGCTGTGCTACAAGGAGCGGATCCTGGAGACGCAGCTGAGCCTGGAGGTGAGCGCGGGCATCGCCCTGGGCATCGGCGTGCTCTGCGGGCTGGTCACCATGCTGGTGCGCAGCGTGGGGCTCTTCACCaccgggctgctgctggggctgctgctggccacgGCCGCGCTGGTGGCCGCCGAGCCGCTGCTCCGGCCGCAGAGCCTCTGGGTGCCGGCCGGCAGCCTGCTGGGGCTGGCGCTGCTCTGCGCCGTCCTGGCCCTGCAGTGGCAGAAGCCGCTGACGGTGCTGTCCACGGCCGTCTTCGGGGCGGCCGTCATCGTGGTCTGCGTGGACTATTTCGTGGAGGCGCTGGCGCTGGTGCTCTACGTGTACGACCGGCTGCGGCTGGCACCGCCGGGGCCTCTCTGCTGGTAcagctgggccgtgctgggcgcCTGGCCGGCGCTCAGCCTCCTCGGCGTCCTGCTCCAGTGGAAGCTCACGGCTGATGGCTTCTCCCACACCGATG TGATCATCAGCCGGCGGCAGAAGCGGCTGCAGCTGCTCCGCATCCGGCAGAAGGAGGCCAAGCAGCGGCAGAGCCTGTCCCCGCCGGAGGGCACCTACCGCCGCAAGCCCGCCCCGGTGAAGCGCTACGCGGGGGACGTGCTGGCCCCG AGCTACATCCGGAGCCTGCGGGACCGGCAGCTGGAGCGCGGGACCTCGCTGAGCAgcctgggcgccgccgccgccgccgccgggccgccggaCGACGACTGCGGCTCCACGGCGCCCCTgaccgcccccgcgccccgcgcccggccctga